From Pan paniscus chromosome 6, NHGRI_mPanPan1-v2.0_pri, whole genome shotgun sequence, one genomic window encodes:
- the FEZF1 gene encoding fez family zinc finger protein 1 — MDSSCHNATTKMLATAPARGNMMSTSKPLAFSIERIMARTPEPKALPVPHFLQGTLPKGEPKHSLHLNSSIPCMIPFVPVAYDTSPKAGVTGSEPRKASLEAPAAPAAVPSAPAFSCSDLLNCALSLKGDLARDALPLQQYKLVRPRVVNHSSFHAMGALCYLNRGDGPCHPAAGVNIHPVASYFLSSPLHPQPKTYLAERNKLVVPAVEKYPSGVAFKDLSQAQLQHYMKESAQLLSEKIAFKTSDFSRGSPNAKPKVFTCEVCGKVFNAHYNLTRHMPVHTGARPFVCKVCGKGFRQASTLCRHKIIHTQEKPHKCNQCGKAFNRSSTLNTHTRIHAGYKPFVCEFCGKGFHQKGNYKNHKLTHSGEKQFKCNICNKAFHQVYNLTFHMHTHNDKKPFTCPTCGKGFCRNFDLKKHVRKLHDSSLGLARTPAGEPGTEPPPPLPQQPPMTLPPLQPPLPTPGPLQPGLHQGHQ, encoded by the exons ATGGACAGTAGCTGCCACAACGCGACTACCAAAATGTTAGCGACTGCTCCAGCTCGGGGCAACATGATGAGCACGTCCAAACCCTTGGCTTTCTCCATTGAACGAATCATGGCGCGCACCCCAGAGCCCAAGGCCCTGCCAGTCCCCCACTTCCTGCAGGGAACCTTACCCAAGGGGGAACCCAAGCACTCTCTGCATCTCAACTCGTCGATCCCCTGCATGATCCCCTTCGTGCCTGTGGCCTACGACACGAGCCCCAAGGCAGGAGTGACGGGCTCCGAGCCGCGGAAGGCCAGTCTGGAGGCCCCGGCGGCGCCCGCGGCGGTGCCCTCGGCGCCCGCATTCAGCTGCAGCGACCTGCTCAACTGCGCACTGAGTCTCAAGGGCGACCTGGCCCGCGACGCGCTGCCGCTGCAGCAGTACAAGCTGGTAAGGCCGCGTGTGGTCAACCACTCTTCATTCCACGCCATGGGCGCCTTGTGCTACCTGAACCGAGGTGACGGCCCATGCCACCCGGCAGCCGGCGTGAACATCCACCCGGTGGCCTCCTACTTCCTCAGTTCCCCTTTGCACCCGCAGCCAAAAACGTATTTAGCCGAAAGGAATAAACTGGTGGTCCCGGCGGTGGAGAAATACCCTTCTGGAGTAGCTTTCAAAGACCTGTCCCAGGCTCAGCTGCAGCATTACATGAAAGAAAGCGCCCAGCTTCTGTCGGAAAAAATCGCGTTCAAAACCTCGGATTTCAGCCGAGGCTCTCCTAATGCCAAGCCCAAAGTTTTCACTTGCGAAGTGTGTGGAAAG GTCTTTAATGCGCACTATAACTTAACCCGTCACATGCCAGTGCACACAGGAGCCAGACCCTTCGTTTGCAAAGTGTGCGGAAAAGGTTTCAGGCAAGCAAGCACCCTGTGCAGGCACAAGATCATTCACACGCAG GAAAAACCTCACAAATGTAACCAGTGTGGCAAAGCATTTAATAGAAGTTCCACTTTAAACACTCATACCCGAATACACGCGGGCTACAAACCATTTGTGTGTGAATTCTGTGGCAAAGGGTTTCATCAAAAAG GGAATTACAAAAACCACAAGTTGACCCACAGCGGGGAGAAGCAGTTCAAGTGCAATATCTGCAACAAGGCTTTCCACCAGGTTTACAACCTCACCTTCCACATGCACACCCACAACGACAAGAAGCCTTTCACCTGCCCCACGTGCGGCAAGGGTTTCTGCAGGAACTTTGACCTCAAGAAGCATGTCCGCAAGCTGCACGACAGCAGCCTGGGGCTGGCCCGCACCCCAGCTGGCGAACCAGGCACTGAACCACCGCCCCCGCTACCGCAGCAGCCGCCGATGACGCTGCCTCCTCTGCAGCCGCCGCTGCCAACCCCGGGGCCCCTGCAGCCCGGGCTCCACCAGGGCCACCAGTGA